One Pseudomonas sp. HOU2 genomic window carries:
- a CDS encoding DUF5924 family protein: MPKIPQLIQRILELMKRYPGVIALGGFISGVGSFILVDRQQGLASWITVIMLLSWIWLMLENTLTGLFTRIFKREIPQPLLRYATQMIHQESLFFVLPFFFITTTWNSGQLIFTGLLCIAALISIVDPLYYKWLAPRRWAFLALHTLTLFAALLTALPVIMHLTTAQSFKWALGTAVVLSFPSLASIFPIRTVRNALAILCITFGIGAVGWTLRSWVPPATLWMTDVAISTQLQDRTPGDSLEQVSAEQIRNGGLYAYTAINAPRGLDERIYHVWQFDGKEVDRIALDIHGGRKEGYRAWTHKQNFPGNPAGKWQVRVLTEDGQVIGVLRFEVTDSTAIKEK, encoded by the coding sequence ATGCCGAAAATACCCCAGCTGATCCAGCGCATTCTCGAACTGATGAAGCGCTACCCCGGGGTGATTGCGCTTGGCGGTTTCATCTCCGGGGTCGGCAGTTTCATTCTGGTCGATCGCCAGCAGGGGCTGGCGAGCTGGATCACCGTCATCATGCTGCTGAGCTGGATCTGGCTGATGCTGGAAAACACCCTGACCGGGCTGTTCACGCGCATCTTCAAGCGCGAAATTCCCCAGCCGCTGCTGCGTTACGCGACGCAGATGATCCATCAGGAAAGCCTGTTTTTCGTCCTGCCGTTCTTCTTCATCACCACCACCTGGAACAGCGGCCAGCTGATCTTTACCGGCCTGCTGTGCATCGCCGCACTGATCTCGATTGTCGACCCGCTCTACTACAAATGGCTGGCGCCACGGCGCTGGGCGTTTCTCGCGTTGCACACCCTGACCCTGTTCGCCGCCCTGCTCACCGCGCTGCCGGTGATCATGCACCTGACCACCGCACAGAGTTTCAAATGGGCGCTGGGTACGGCGGTGGTGCTGTCGTTCCCGAGTCTGGCGTCGATCTTCCCGATCCGCACCGTGCGCAACGCGCTGGCCATTCTGTGCATCACCTTCGGCATCGGCGCGGTGGGCTGGACCCTGCGCTCGTGGGTGCCGCCGGCGACGTTGTGGATGACCGATGTGGCGATCAGCACCCAGTTGCAGGATCGCACCCCGGGCGACAGCCTCGAACAGGTCAGCGCCGAACAGATCCGCAACGGTGGCCTCTACGCTTACACCGCGATCAACGCGCCGCGCGGGCTGGATGAGCGGATCTACCATGTGTGGCAGTTCGACGGCAAAGAGGTCGACCGTATCGCCCTCGATATCCATGGCGGGCGCAAGGAAGGTTACCGGGCGTGGACGCACAAGCAGAACTTCCCCGGCAACCCGGCAGGCAAGTGGCAGGTGCGGGTGCTGACTGAAGATGGTCAGGTGATCGGTGTGCTGCGTTTCGAAGTGACGGACAGCACAGCGATCAAAGAAAAGTAA
- a CDS encoding ABC transporter permease — protein MISSSTSGNAQLDTSISPARLRVSGDWTLAHYADLKHLTEKLHGQYDANTVVDLNNLGALDTAGASLLVELLGSERLGKSAEHPDCTISQADRALLQTVYRSLTDFCVPIKEPEVSVSVQLLTRIGRAVETVWQDTLQVLGFIGLILETIARNLLRPKRWRITPVVAHIEQTGLDAAPIVALLTFLVGAVVAFLGATVLASFGATIFTVDLVGFSFLREFGVLLTAILMAGRTASAFTAQIGSMKANEEIDAIRTLGLDPMELLVVPRVLAMLVALPMLTFLAMLCGIIGGGVVCAVSLGISPAMFLSLLQSDIGIQHFLVGLVKAPVFAFLIATIGCLEGFKVSGSAESVGAHTTSAVVQSIFVVIVLDAVAALFFMEMGW, from the coding sequence ATGATCAGCAGCTCAACGAGCGGTAATGCCCAGCTGGACACCTCGATCAGCCCTGCCCGCTTGCGGGTGTCCGGGGACTGGACGCTTGCCCATTACGCCGACCTCAAGCACCTGACCGAAAAGCTCCACGGCCAGTACGACGCCAATACCGTGGTCGACCTCAACAACCTCGGTGCGCTCGACACCGCTGGCGCTTCCCTGCTGGTGGAGCTGCTCGGTTCCGAGCGCTTGGGCAAATCCGCCGAACACCCCGACTGCACGATTTCCCAGGCTGACCGCGCGCTGTTGCAAACGGTGTATCGCTCGCTGACCGACTTCTGTGTGCCGATCAAGGAGCCGGAAGTCAGTGTCAGCGTGCAACTGCTGACCCGCATCGGGCGCGCCGTGGAAACGGTCTGGCAGGACACCCTGCAAGTGCTGGGTTTCATCGGCCTGATCCTCGAAACCATCGCCCGCAACCTGTTGCGCCCCAAGCGCTGGCGCATCACCCCCGTCGTCGCCCACATCGAACAGACTGGCCTCGACGCCGCGCCGATCGTGGCGCTGCTGACCTTTCTGGTCGGTGCGGTGGTGGCGTTTCTCGGCGCCACGGTGCTGGCCAGTTTTGGTGCAACGATCTTCACCGTCGATCTGGTGGGCTTCTCCTTTCTGCGCGAGTTCGGCGTGTTGCTCACGGCAATCCTGATGGCCGGGCGCACCGCCAGTGCGTTCACCGCGCAGATCGGTTCGATGAAGGCCAACGAGGAGATCGACGCGATCCGCACCCTCGGCCTCGACCCGATGGAACTGCTGGTGGTGCCGCGGGTACTGGCGATGCTGGTGGCGCTGCCGATGCTGACGTTTCTGGCGATGCTCTGCGGGATCATCGGCGGCGGCGTGGTGTGCGCGGTGTCGCTGGGGATTTCGCCGGCGATGTTCCTCTCGCTGCTGCAGAGCGACATCGGCATTCAGCACTTTCTGGTCGGCCTGGTGAAGGCGCCGGTCTTTGCCTTCCTGATCGCCACGATTGGTTGCCTGGAGGGCTTCAAGGTCAGCGGCAGCGCCGAATCGGTCGGTGCGCACACCACCTCTGCCGTGGTGCAGTCGATTTTCGTGGTGATCGTGCTCGATGCGGTGGCTGCGCTGTTCTTCATGGAGATGGGCTGGTGA
- a CDS encoding ABC-type transport auxiliary lipoprotein family protein → MKLTHFALLASLALTSACSILPKAEPSDVYRLPAAQAPASSSSAATQHWSLRLNKLQASEALNRPNIAVIPQGDVISSYKASRWSDPAPVLVRNRLLDGFARDGRVTLLSTDDSNFAADLELGGSLQAFQTEYQGNQASVVVRVDALLVRGYDQKILASRRFEERQPLNDVQVPAVVAGFGQASDRLTAKVVAWAVDQGQKLAPQRP, encoded by the coding sequence ATGAAGCTGACTCACTTCGCCCTCCTCGCCAGCCTCGCCTTGACCAGTGCCTGCTCGATTCTGCCCAAGGCCGAGCCTTCGGACGTCTATCGCCTGCCCGCCGCACAGGCGCCCGCCTCGTCCAGTTCGGCGGCGACCCAGCACTGGTCGCTGCGCCTGAACAAGTTGCAAGCCAGCGAAGCGCTGAACCGGCCGAACATCGCAGTGATTCCCCAGGGTGATGTGATCAGCAGCTACAAGGCCTCGCGCTGGAGCGATCCGGCGCCGGTGCTGGTGCGTAATCGGCTGCTGGATGGTTTCGCCCGGGATGGTCGGGTGACGCTGCTCAGCACCGATGACAGTAACTTCGCTGCGGATCTGGAACTGGGCGGCAGTTTGCAGGCGTTTCAGACCGAGTATCAGGGCAATCAGGCCAGCGTCGTGGTGCGCGTCGATGCGCTGCTGGTGCGCGGCTATGACCAGAAGATTCTCGCCAGCCGCCGCTTTGAAGAGCGTCAGCCTCTGAATGATGTGCAGGTGCCAGCAGTGGTGGCAGGGTTTGGACAGGCCAGTGATCGGCTGACGGCCAAGGTTGTTGCTTGGGCCGTCGACCAAGGCCAGAAACTCGCCCCTCAGAGACCCTGA
- a CDS encoding GFA family protein, which produces MREVHSGGCHCGHIRYQFSGRLQDIAHCHCSICRKVSGGIVTTWITVPAASFQWLAGTPSRYDSSSSCARYFCPRCGAQLALVTQLSPESIDVTIATLDHPEQAPAERHIWTDSQLPWLHLDEHLPGEPQETL; this is translated from the coding sequence ATGAGGGAAGTGCACAGCGGCGGCTGCCACTGCGGACATATTCGCTATCAGTTCAGCGGGCGATTGCAGGACATCGCCCACTGCCACTGCTCGATCTGCCGCAAGGTCAGCGGCGGAATCGTCACCACGTGGATCACGGTTCCGGCGGCCAGCTTTCAGTGGCTGGCCGGGACGCCTTCGCGCTATGACTCGTCGAGCAGTTGCGCGCGGTATTTCTGTCCGCGTTGTGGCGCGCAGCTGGCGTTGGTGACGCAACTCAGTCCCGAAAGCATCGATGTGACCATCGCCACGCTGGATCACCCGGAGCAGGCGCCAGCCGAGCGGCATATCTGGACCGACAGCCAGTTGCCCTGGCTGCATCTGGATGAACATCTGCCGGGCGAGCCGCAAGAAACGCTCTGA
- a CDS encoding Na/Pi cotransporter family protein, whose protein sequence is MLTLLNLLSAVALLIWGTHIVRTGILRVYGTNLRHVIGQNMSRRWLAFVAGIVVTAMVQSSNATAMLVTSFVGQGLMALTPALATMLGADVGTALMARVLTFDLSWLSPLLIFLGVIFFLSRKQTRLGQMGRVSIGLGLIILALQLIVEAAAPITHAQGVKVIFASLTGDILLDALVGALFAMISYSSLAAVLLTATLAGASVISLPVAIGLVIGANIGSGVLAFMSTSMQNAAGRQVALGSLLYKLIGLLLIIPVLDPLVHWMDGLDFSPQEMVIGFHLLYNTARCLILLPSVSPMARLCAWLLPERPEVNGTAKPRHLDATALVTPSLALANAARETLRMGDLIDNMLDAMLDVLRGKQTAITQEMRRLTDDVEALYSAIKLYLAQMPREDLGEQDSRRWAETIELAINLKLASDLIERMLRKVQQQKTSQRRSFSEDGLEELAGLHQQLIANLRLGLSVFLSGDKESARQLLREKRRFRAQERRLAHAHVSRLQRKIVQSLETSSLHLELIADMKRLNSLFCSSAYVVLETADTGALEADDIADITHSP, encoded by the coding sequence ATGCTCACCCTGCTCAATCTGCTTTCTGCCGTGGCCCTGTTGATCTGGGGCACGCACATCGTCCGAACCGGCATCCTGCGGGTGTACGGCACCAATCTGCGCCATGTGATCGGCCAGAACATGTCCAGGCGCTGGCTCGCGTTCGTCGCCGGCATCGTCGTGACCGCGATGGTGCAGAGCAGCAACGCCACCGCCATGCTCGTCACCTCCTTCGTCGGCCAGGGCCTGATGGCACTGACCCCGGCGCTGGCGACCATGCTCGGCGCCGACGTCGGTACCGCGCTGATGGCGCGGGTGCTGACCTTTGACCTGTCTTGGCTGTCGCCGCTGCTGATTTTTCTCGGGGTGATTTTCTTTCTGTCGCGCAAACAGACGCGGCTCGGGCAGATGGGCCGGGTCAGCATCGGTCTGGGGCTGATCATTCTCGCGCTGCAACTGATCGTCGAAGCTGCCGCGCCGATCACCCACGCCCAAGGGGTGAAGGTGATCTTCGCTTCGCTGACCGGCGACATTCTGCTCGACGCCCTGGTCGGCGCGTTGTTCGCGATGATTTCCTACTCCAGCCTCGCCGCCGTACTCCTGACCGCAACGCTGGCCGGTGCCAGCGTGATCAGCCTGCCGGTGGCGATCGGTCTGGTGATCGGCGCCAACATCGGCAGTGGCGTGCTGGCGTTCATGAGCACCAGCATGCAGAACGCGGCGGGCCGGCAAGTGGCGCTGGGCAGCCTGTTGTACAAACTGATCGGTCTGCTGCTGATCATTCCGGTGCTCGATCCGCTGGTGCACTGGATGGACGGTCTGGATTTCAGCCCGCAGGAAATGGTCATCGGTTTCCACCTGCTCTACAACACCGCGCGCTGCCTGATTCTGCTGCCCAGCGTCTCGCCAATGGCAAGGCTGTGTGCCTGGCTGCTGCCAGAGCGCCCGGAGGTCAACGGCACCGCCAAGCCGCGGCATCTCGATGCGACAGCGCTGGTCACTCCGAGCCTGGCGCTGGCCAACGCCGCCCGCGAGACCCTGCGCATGGGCGATCTGATCGACAACATGCTCGACGCGATGCTCGATGTGCTGCGCGGCAAGCAGACCGCCATTACCCAGGAAATGCGCCGACTCACCGATGACGTCGAAGCGCTGTACAGCGCGATCAAGCTGTATCTGGCGCAAATGCCCCGCGAGGATCTCGGCGAACAGGACAGTCGGCGCTGGGCGGAGACCATCGAGCTGGCGATCAACCTGAAACTGGCCAGCGACCTGATCGAACGCATGCTGCGCAAGGTGCAGCAGCAGAAGACCTCGCAACGGCGCTCGTTCTCCGAGGACGGCCTGGAGGAACTGGCGGGGTTGCATCAGCAACTGATCGCCAACCTGCGCCTGGGCCTGTCGGTGTTTCTCAGCGGCGACAAGGAAAGCGCCCGTCAGTTGTTGCGCGAAAAACGTCGCTTCCGCGCACAGGAACGGCGTCTGGCCCATGCCCATGTCAGCCGTTTGCAACGTAAGATCGTGCAGAGTCTGGAAACCAGTTCGCTGCATCTTGAGCTGATTGCCGATATGAAGCGCTTGAATTCGCTGTTTTGCAGCAGTGCTTATGTGGTGCTGGAAACGGCGGATACCGGGGCACTGGAAGCGGATGATATTGCCGACATTACGCATTCGCCTTGA
- a CDS encoding CitMHS family transporter: MLTFLGFAMVITFMFLIMTKRLSALIALIIIPILFALFGGFAPKIGPMMLEGITKLAPTGVMLMFAILYFALMIDSGLFDPAVRKILKLVKGDPLKVSVGTAVLALVVSLDGDGATTYMICVAAMLPLYSRIGMSPRIMAGLIILAGGVMNMTPWGGPTARAASALHVDPSDIFVPMIPAMAAGVVAILIIAYFYGKRERARLGELHLIGDEIDHSEISVSQFPDARRPKLIWFNGLLTLALMCTLIAGLLPLPVLFMVAFSIAMIVNYPCLQMQKDRVAAHAGSVLSVVSLIFAAGIFTGILSGTGMVDAMSKSLLAVIPDFLGPYLAVITALVSMPFTFFMSNDAFYYGVLPVLSEAASHYGITAVEMARASIVGQPVHLLSPLVPSTYLLVALAGIEFGDHQRFTLKWAVLVCLCILVAALLLGTFPLFSTL, from the coding sequence ATGCTGACTTTCCTTGGCTTCGCCATGGTCATCACGTTCATGTTCCTGATCATGACCAAGCGCCTGTCTGCGCTGATCGCCCTGATCATCATCCCGATCCTGTTCGCCTTGTTCGGTGGTTTCGCGCCGAAGATCGGCCCGATGATGCTCGAAGGCATCACCAAGCTTGCGCCGACCGGCGTGATGCTGATGTTCGCCATTCTGTACTTCGCCCTGATGATCGACTCCGGCCTGTTCGACCCGGCCGTGCGCAAGATCCTCAAACTGGTCAAGGGCGACCCGTTGAAAGTTTCGGTCGGTACCGCCGTGCTGGCGCTCGTCGTCTCCCTCGATGGTGACGGCGCGACCACTTACATGATCTGCGTGGCCGCCATGCTGCCGCTGTACAGCCGCATCGGCATGAGCCCGCGGATCATGGCCGGTCTGATCATCCTCGCCGGTGGCGTGATGAACATGACCCCGTGGGGTGGCCCGACCGCCCGTGCCGCCAGTGCGCTGCATGTGGACCCGTCGGACATCTTCGTACCGATGATCCCGGCGATGGCCGCCGGTGTGGTGGCGATCCTGATCATTGCCTACTTCTACGGCAAACGTGAACGTGCGCGTCTGGGCGAGCTGCACCTGATCGGCGACGAGATCGATCACAGCGAAATCAGCGTCTCGCAGTTCCCCGATGCCCGCCGTCCGAAGCTGATCTGGTTCAACGGCCTGCTGACCCTGGCGCTGATGTGCACCCTGATCGCCGGCCTGCTGCCGCTGCCGGTGCTGTTCATGGTGGCGTTCAGTATCGCGATGATCGTCAACTACCCGTGCCTGCAAATGCAGAAGGACCGCGTTGCGGCCCACGCCGGCAGCGTGCTGTCGGTGGTCAGTCTGATTTTCGCTGCGGGTATCTTCACCGGTATCCTGTCCGGAACCGGCATGGTCGACGCCATGTCGAAAAGTCTGCTGGCAGTGATTCCGGACTTCCTCGGCCCGTACCTGGCGGTGATCACGGCGCTGGTGAGCATGCCGTTCACCTTCTTCATGTCGAACGACGCGTTCTACTACGGCGTGTTGCCGGTGCTCTCCGAAGCGGCCAGCCATTACGGCATCACCGCGGTGGAAATGGCCCGTGCCTCGATCGTCGGTCAGCCCGTCCACTTGCTCAGCCCGCTGGTTCCATCGACTTACCTGCTGGTGGCGCTGGCCGGTATCGAATTCGGCGATCACCAGCGTTTCACCCTGAAGTGGGCAGTGCTGGTCTGCCTGTGCATACTGGTGGCCGCCTTGCTGCTGGGGACGTTCCCGCTGTTCAGCACGTTGTAA
- a CDS encoding ABC transporter ATP-binding protein translates to MSRLPRAPSEAVIEVRGLCNRFGSQSVHENLDLDLYKGEILAVVGGSGSGKSVLLRSIVGLRRPSEGNVKVFGQNLPSLSEHERSLVERRFGVLFQKGALFSSLTVTENVALPLIEHAGLSRNDAEHLAAVKLALAGLPLSAADKYPASLSGGMIKRAALARALALDPDILFLDEPTAGLDPIGAAAFDQLILTLRDALGLSVFLVTHDLDTLYTITDRVAVLAQKKVLVAGPIDVVSETNDAWIHEYFHGPRGRSALDAAKLLNEV, encoded by the coding sequence GTGAGTCGTCTACCCCGCGCGCCCTCGGAGGCGGTGATCGAAGTCCGTGGCCTGTGCAATCGCTTTGGCAGCCAGAGCGTGCACGAGAACCTTGATCTGGATTTGTACAAGGGCGAAATCCTCGCCGTGGTCGGCGGTTCCGGCAGCGGTAAATCGGTGCTGCTGCGCAGCATTGTCGGGCTGCGGCGGCCCAGCGAAGGCAACGTGAAGGTGTTCGGGCAGAACCTGCCGAGTCTGTCCGAACATGAGCGTTCGCTGGTCGAGCGACGTTTCGGCGTGTTGTTCCAGAAAGGCGCGTTGTTCTCTTCGCTGACGGTGACCGAAAACGTCGCCCTGCCGCTGATCGAACACGCCGGCCTGAGCCGCAACGACGCCGAGCACCTGGCGGCGGTGAAGCTGGCGCTGGCCGGGCTGCCGCTGTCGGCAGCGGACAAATACCCGGCCTCGCTGTCCGGCGGGATGATCAAGCGCGCGGCGCTGGCCCGGGCGCTGGCGCTGGACCCGGACATCCTGTTTCTTGACGAACCCACCGCCGGCCTCGATCCGATTGGCGCGGCGGCGTTCGATCAACTGATCCTGACCCTGCGCGACGCGCTGGGCCTGAGCGTGTTTCTGGTGACCCACGACCTCGACACGCTCTACACCATCACCGACCGGGTGGCGGTGCTGGCGCAGAAGAAGGTGCTGGTTGCCGGCCCGATCGACGTAGTCTCGGAAACCAACGACGCGTGGATTCACGAATATTTCCACGGCCCGCGTGGCCGCTCGGCGCTGGACGCCGCCAAATTGCTCAACGAGGTCTGA
- a CDS encoding TerC family protein, with amino-acid sequence MDWLTNPEIWVAFFTLTALEIVLGIDNIIMISILVSRMPKHMQQRTRIFGLGLAMITRILLLLSITWVMRLTADLFVVFGQGISGRDLILFFGGLFLLWKSSQEMYHALEGEDESGDEPSGKGGNFLYTIIQIAIIDIVFSLDSVITAVGMVSHVPVMVAAIVVAVLVMMAASGKISEFIDKHPSLKMLALSFLLVVGTVLIAESFDVHVPKGYVYFAMAFSLAVEAINIKMRTAIARKKKQQDPVKLRKDVPGQ; translated from the coding sequence ATGGATTGGCTGACCAACCCCGAAATCTGGGTTGCCTTCTTTACCCTGACCGCCCTGGAAATCGTTCTGGGCATCGATAACATCATCATGATTTCGATCCTGGTCAGCCGCATGCCCAAGCACATGCAGCAGCGCACGCGGATCTTCGGCCTGGGCCTGGCGATGATCACGCGGATCCTGTTGCTGCTGTCGATCACCTGGGTCATGCGCCTCACCGCCGACCTGTTCGTGGTGTTCGGCCAGGGCATTTCCGGTCGCGACCTGATCCTGTTCTTCGGTGGCCTGTTCCTGCTGTGGAAGAGCTCGCAGGAGATGTACCACGCACTGGAAGGCGAAGATGAAAGCGGCGACGAGCCTTCGGGCAAGGGTGGCAACTTCCTCTACACCATCATCCAGATCGCGATCATCGACATCGTGTTCTCGCTGGACTCGGTGATCACCGCCGTCGGCATGGTCTCCCATGTACCGGTGATGGTCGCGGCGATTGTCGTCGCGGTACTGGTGATGATGGCGGCCTCGGGCAAGATCAGCGAGTTCATCGACAAGCACCCGTCGCTGAAGATGCTGGCGCTGTCGTTCCTGCTGGTGGTCGGCACCGTGCTGATCGCCGAGTCGTTCGACGTGCACGTACCGAAAGGCTACGTCTACTTCGCCATGGCGTTCTCGCTGGCGGTGGAAGCGATCAACATCAAGATGCGCACCGCGATCGCCAGGAAGAAAAAACAGCAGGATCCGGTGAAGCTGCGCAAGGACGTGCCGGGGCAGTAA
- a CDS encoding MlaD family protein, translated as METRAHHVLIGLFSVIVVAGALLFGLWLAKSSVDSEFKDYEVVFNEAVSGLSKGSPVQYSGIKVGDVVNLRLDPKDPRRVLARIRLGGDTPVKEDTQAKLALAGITGTSIIQLSGGTPESPKLRGHDGELPTIVAAPSPISRLLNDSNDLMTGITALLNNANQMFSPENVERVSNTLAHLEQTTGSINDQRGDLRQAMQQLASVGKQAGSMLEQTSALMRNANGLLNDQGKQALGSAEQAMKSLEQSSATINGLLSKNQNSLDNGMQGLNGLAPAIRELRETLTSLRGISQRLEANPSGYLLGSDKNKEFTP; from the coding sequence ATGGAAACCCGAGCCCATCATGTGTTGATCGGCCTGTTCTCGGTGATAGTGGTGGCAGGCGCCCTGCTCTTCGGCCTGTGGCTGGCCAAGTCCAGCGTCGATTCCGAGTTCAAGGATTACGAAGTAGTGTTCAACGAGGCGGTCAGCGGCCTGTCCAAGGGCAGCCCGGTGCAGTACAGCGGGATCAAGGTCGGCGATGTGGTCAACCTGCGTCTCGACCCGAAAGACCCGCGCCGGGTGCTGGCGCGGATTCGCCTGGGCGGCGATACGCCGGTCAAGGAAGACACCCAGGCCAAATTGGCACTGGCCGGGATCACCGGCACCTCGATCATCCAGCTCAGCGGTGGCACTCCAGAAAGTCCGAAGCTGCGCGGGCATGACGGCGAACTGCCGACCATCGTCGCGGCGCCCTCGCCCATTTCCCGCCTGCTCAACGACAGTAACGACTTGATGACCGGCATCACCGCCCTGCTGAACAACGCCAACCAGATGTTCTCCCCGGAGAACGTCGAGCGCGTCAGCAACACGCTGGCGCATCTGGAGCAGACCACCGGTTCGATCAACGATCAGCGCGGCGACCTGCGTCAGGCCATGCAGCAACTGGCGAGCGTCGGCAAACAGGCCGGCAGCATGCTCGAGCAGACCTCGGCGCTGATGCGCAACGCCAACGGCCTGCTCAACGATCAGGGCAAGCAGGCGCTGGGCAGTGCCGAGCAGGCAATGAAATCGCTGGAACAGAGCAGCGCCACCATCAACGGCCTGCTGAGCAAGAACCAGAACTCCCTCGACAACGGTATGCAGGGCCTAAATGGCCTGGCCCCGGCGATCCGCGAACTGCGCGAAACCCTGACCTCACTGCGCGGCATTTCCCAACGGCTTGAGGCCAACCCCAGCGGCTACCTGCTGGGCAGTGACAAGAACAAGGAGTTCACCCCATGA
- a CDS encoding insulinase family protein, producing MRCLLFACLLLGSLPAFAVDRFQVEGYALPNGLQLLLKPGTERGHVAIRLVVGVGLDDFDCDEKELPHLLEHLLFSGVDATGEGGLEERMQALGGEWNAFTSNADTTFVIEAPAKNQRKVLDLLLGLLTQTRIDDNAINAAKRVVEREDGGHYTRLQRFLDRQDLGHTASNQLAVELGLKCPQRAEVGHLTQEQLEKVRKTWYAPNNMTLIVVGELDKLLPAYLERTWGALEAVDPAEHRELPDIRTSAAHERTLTRGFIGDSAKLHWLVPEPMLDDQYDETFDILKDYLDWALYRQIRLNHGLSYGPWAEREVFGGVGFMSLNADVDRDDLAEAKQVLEDLKADLLKNGLDPDTFARIKQAAIAHQAWAVQGNSAMADYYWSALGDYEDGRFANPARELQGVTLETANKAMRELLLQPGYLRIEKPLLSDDEVLWLIAGGLGVVLLVLIGWRLHRREKHKAKG from the coding sequence ATGCGTTGCCTGTTGTTCGCCTGTCTGTTGCTCGGTTCCCTGCCCGCCTTCGCCGTTGATCGTTTTCAGGTCGAAGGCTATGCGCTGCCCAACGGTTTGCAGCTGTTGCTCAAACCCGGCACCGAGCGCGGGCATGTGGCGATTCGTCTGGTGGTGGGCGTCGGTCTCGACGATTTCGACTGCGATGAAAAAGAGCTGCCGCACTTGCTCGAGCATTTGCTGTTCAGTGGTGTCGACGCCACCGGCGAAGGCGGTCTCGAAGAGCGCATGCAGGCGCTGGGCGGCGAGTGGAATGCGTTCACCAGCAACGCCGACACCACGTTCGTCATCGAAGCCCCGGCGAAGAATCAGCGCAAGGTCCTCGACCTGCTGCTGGGCCTGCTGACCCAGACCCGCATCGACGACAACGCGATCAACGCCGCCAAGCGCGTGGTCGAGCGCGAGGACGGCGGCCATTACACGCGCCTGCAACGCTTTCTCGACCGCCAAGATCTGGGCCACACCGCGAGCAATCAACTGGCGGTGGAACTGGGCCTGAAATGCCCGCAACGGGCCGAAGTCGGCCATCTGACCCAAGAGCAACTGGAGAAGGTGCGCAAGACCTGGTACGCGCCGAACAACATGACCCTGATCGTCGTCGGCGAACTCGACAAACTGCTGCCGGCCTATCTGGAGCGCACCTGGGGCGCGCTCGAAGCGGTGGACCCGGCCGAGCACCGTGAGCTGCCGGACATCCGCACCAGCGCCGCCCATGAACGCACCCTTACCCGCGGCTTCATCGGCGACAGCGCCAAGTTGCACTGGCTGGTGCCGGAGCCGATGCTCGACGATCAGTACGACGAGACCTTCGACATCCTCAAGGACTACCTCGACTGGGCGCTGTACCGGCAGATCCGCCTCAACCATGGCTTGTCCTATGGGCCGTGGGCCGAGCGCGAAGTGTTTGGCGGGGTCGGCTTCATGAGCCTCAACGCCGACGTCGATCGCGATGACCTCGCCGAAGCCAAACAGGTGCTGGAAGACCTTAAAGCCGATTTGCTGAAAAACGGCCTCGACCCCGACACGTTCGCCCGGATCAAACAGGCCGCCATCGCCCACCAGGCCTGGGCGGTACAGGGCAACAGCGCGATGGCCGACTACTACTGGAGCGCGCTGGGCGATTACGAGGACGGGCGCTTTGCCAACCCGGCCCGCGAGCTGCAAGGCGTGACCCTGGAAACGGCAAACAAGGCCATGCGCGAGTTGCTGTTGCAGCCGGGGTATCTGCGGATCGAGAAACCGCTGCTCAGTGATGATGAGGTGTTGTGGCTGATTGCCGGTGGCCTGGGCGTGGTGTTGCTGGTGCTGATTGGCTGGCGCTTGCATCGCCGGGAAAAACACAAAGCCAAAGGATGA